One Methylocystis iwaonis genomic window, CAAACTGGCCAAAGCCCGCGTTCGACAACATGTTCGAGGCAGAGCGACTGTCCTGATAGAGAAAACGATTGGTCACCTTCCAGTCTTCGTTGAGATTCTGTCGGAAGTTATAGCTGACGAGATATCGATCGAAAGTGTCCTTCGGGTCGTTCGCCTCCTGGAACGAACGCGTGTGCGGGAGTGGCGCGATCAGGGGGCCAAAAAGCGAGCCGCTCGGAAGTCCGAGATCCTGCTGTATCCTGGAGGTCAGGAGTTCGGCCTCGGCCGTGAACTCTGTCCAGGCCGACGGGCTATAACGCACGACCGGGGCGAGAAACGCACTGCGTCCACCCTGAAACTGGCGAAACGAGCCATTATTCTGATAAGCGCCCGACACCCGGTAGGCGAGGCCGGGAACCTCGGCGATGGGCGCCGAGACATCCCACTGAGTTCTGTAGTGATCATAGGAGCCGACCTGCTGGTCGACGCGATAGAGCGGCTCATCAAGCGGCTGCTTGGTGACGATATTGATGACGCCGCCAGGATCCGCTCTGCCGAAAAGTATCGACGAGGGGCCCTTGAGCACCTCGACGCGCTCGACATTGGCGGTGTCCACAAGCATTGGCATACTGGTAAATTGCGACAAGGACAGCGCATTTCTGAATATGAAGTTCTGCCTGAATCCACGTATATGGAACTGCGCGCCGAGGCCCTCGAGATTGTTCGAGAGCACGCCGCTGGCATTGCTGACCGCGTCCTTGAGGTTTGTCACCTGTTGATCGACCAGCACCTGCCTGGGGATCACTTCGATCGATTGAGGAATCTCCTTGATCGGAACGTCCATCTTGGTCGCCGAATCGGCATTGCGAACGATATAGGCCTCGGTCGGCGTTTTCGGCTCGAGCCGCAGGCCGGACGTATTGAGCGGAACTGCCGTCGAAGGCTGCCCGACCGAACCGACCGAAGCAGCTTGGCCGCGGTGCGCTGGCGTGCGCGCAGCCGCCGCACGTCGCTGGCCGCCCACGTCGATCGTGGGCAGGGACTGCTGGGCGACGGCCCAGGTGGAGAACGCAAGAGTGAGCGCGCCGGCGGAAACGCCGCGCGTGAAGACACTGAGAAGCATAGCCATATTCCTGATGCGGCGTTTGAGCCGCTAATATCTCAATGGGAGCGAGACGCACGGCCTCGAACGGCGATGAGAGTCAGGAGGTACGAGGAGGGGCCAGCGCGGACCAGGAACTCAGCCAGCCAGTACGCTCAACGTCAGCGATACGAGTATCGTCAAAGATTCTGGGAACGGCAGGCTGATTATTTGAATAGGCTTGGTCGTCAATCCGTTTCGCGCGGGTGGGAGGCAAAAATTGGTCATCGCCGCCATGATGAAAAACACAGCATAGCGCAATTTGGCTACCTGCTGGAGGCGTCGATTTATCTGCAATGTCAATCGCCGAGCAGTTTGACAAGGGTTGTGACAACGACGAGTCAATCTGAGCGTGCGCCGAGCCTGCAGGAAGATGCGAGAAGCACAATCCGGCAAGCGCCTGCAGAACGAACAGCCAAGCAGCCGCGGCGACGGCGAGCCGACTGGTCCAGTTCCCAGCCAGCCCACGGGCCCGAATCGTCTTGGATGCCACCTTTCCTACCCCTGTGATCGAATCTGGGAAGTGAGATTCACCCGAGGCTCCGACGATGAAATCGTCGTCGAAGCTACGGTAAAGTTCAAGAATTGAATCGAGCACTGCCGAACCGAACTGCCACACTGTTGCAAAATTGTTACTCGGCCGCGTATCAAATCATTCCAGCATTGCTTCATGTTTCGCCGATGAGGCGTCGGCCGCGTGGCCACGCCAGATGGCGGTCAATGTATCTCGAATTTGCGCATGCAAGATCGGGTCCGACACGATCGAGGTATGGTCGCCGGCTACGATCTGAAATTTCAGACCGCTTTGCGTAATCTGAGACCACTCGGATTTTGTCGCTTCGTCGGCCTTAAGCGACTGCTGTGCTGCCCAATAATGGATGGGCGCCCGAATTTTTTTTAGATCGTGTTCGCAAATCATTCTGATGGCGTTCACGGTATCCGTGTAAATGAAGTCAATTAACTCGCTGGATACCCCTTGCCAGTAGCCCCGCTCTTGACCCCAGACCGCGATGTATCGGACTTGTTCCTTGGCCGATAACCGATCAGACATAGCCAAGAGATGCTTGCGATCTTCGTCCGTCAAAAGTTCATCCGGATTCTTACCTTCCAATATAGCAAATTCTCTAAAACCGTCCAGAACGGCGGTCGGACCGTTTGCAATATCGACACCATCGCCAAAGCTAGGGAAATCAAGAAACGAATCGATTACCCCCACGAAAGCAACTTTTTTGCCGAGCGCTTCCAACTTCTCCGCGATTGCAACTGCTGTAACGCCAGCGCTGCTCCAGCCCAGTAGAAAATAAGGTCCTTGAGGCTGATGGTCACGAATCTGGCGAACATAGCATTCAGCCATTTTCTCAAGCGATTCGTCGATATGTCGATCATCAAATATGCGACGCGATTGAATGCCGTTAACCGGTGCGAGCCCCTGCAGCGAATCCGCGAACGCCTGATAACGAATTGGCGACCCTCCCGCAGGGTGAATGCAATAGATCGGCGGATTTCCTCCCCCCTTACACAGCGGAACGACGAGAGATCGATTATCGTTTTGATGACCGGAGATCATCTCCGCAAGCTTTCTCGCCGTTGGCGCTTGAAAGATCGCCATCGTGGGCAAGTCTCCGCTGATCTTGCGCCGAATTCCATCGATCAGCTTTATTGCTGTCAGCGAATGCCCGCCGAGTTCGAAGAAGTTGTCATCGACTCCTATTGATTCCAGGCCAAGAACATTCTTGAATTCCTTTAGGAGCAGCCACTCCGTGGTGGTTCGTGGCGCGACATAGGCGCGCGTCCCCTGCGCATCGAAATTCGGCGCGGGCAGCGCCTTGCGGTCGACCTTGCCATTGGGCGTCAGCGGCAACGCTTCGAGAAACATAAAAGCCGACGGGATCATATAGTCGGGCAGATCGCTCATCAGCGACCCGCGTAGCTGCTCAATGTTCGGTTCCGCCCCACCTCTGCCGACAATATAAGCCACAATCCGCTTGTCGCCCGGCGAATCCTCCCGCGCCAGCGCCACCGCTTCACGCACCGCTTCCAGGCGCCCCAACGCGGCCTCGATCTCGCCAAGCTCAATCCGGAAGCCACGGATCTTCACCTGATGATCGGTGCGGCCAAGGTATTCGATGTTCCCGTCCTGACGGTAGCGCGCCAGATCGCCCGTGCGATAAAGTCGCTGCCCGGGAGAACCAAACGGATTGGGGACAAATCGTTCCGCCGTGAGATCGGCCCGGTCAAGATAGCCACGCGCGAGACCCGCCCCGCCAATGTAGAGCTCTCCAGAAACGCCAACCGGAACAAGCTCAAGAGACCCGTCAAGAAGATATATTTGCGTGTTCGATATCGGGCGGCCAATCGGAACGGAAACCGTCTTTTCCTCCGGGCTCTCACATTGGTGTACCGTACTCCAAACGGAGCACTCGGTCGGTCCATATTCATTGTAAAGCCTGACATGCGCGAGCTCACTAAAATGCCGGAACACCAGATCGCTTTTGCACTCCTCGCCAGCAACGATGCAGACTTGCAAACTAGAACCGCTATGAGGCTCGAGAGCTTCCAAAAATGCGGAGAACAAAGAAGGAAGACATAGCAAATGCGTTATCTGTCGCTCGGCTACCAATTGCGCAATTCCGCGCGGATCACGGCGTCTCTCTTCCGAAGTGATATGCAGCGCTCCGCCTTGACAAAGCGTTCCGAATAGTCCCGCGACGGAGCTGTCGAAGGCGAATGACGACATCAGCAGAAAGTTTTGAACAGAAGCGCCGTAATAATGAGCACGGGAAGACGTGGACGCAACAACATTGCTATGTGAAATCGGCACCCCCTTAGCGCGCCCAGTGGAACCTGACGTATAAATCACGTAGGCCGTATTTTGTCCGTTTGCCCGCCGCGGCGGCGCCGATCTTGGAAGTGACTCAAGCTGAAGTGAATCGATTCCTATGGCGACATTTGGATCTGGCAAATGGGCGAGGCTGCCGGCAACCTCTTCCGAGGCCAGAACCAACTTTAGGTTGGCGTCCTTCAATATGTATCTGGTACGCTCTAAAGGGTACGATGGGTCGATTGGAACGTATCCGCCATCGGCCTTGAGGATACCAAGAATTGCGATAACGAAGTCGGCTGATGGCGTCATGGACACGCCAACCAGCGTCTCGGGGCCAACGCCAAGGCGACGTAAATGATGCGCCAGTTGATTGGCTCGGGCGTTCAATTCGCCATAAGTCAGACTTTGCTCCTCGAACACGACCGCGACAGCTTCAGGTGTTTTCGCCGCCTGCGCCTCGAACAGTTCGTGAATGCAACCATCCTTCGGATAATCTGCCGCCGTATCATTCCATTCGACGAGAAGTTTATGGCGCTCCGCTTCGCTCAGCACATCGATTGTCAGCGCCGGCGTCTCGGGCGCCGTTTCAAGAGCCGTGACAAGGCCTGTAAGCGCGGCCTGGATATAGGAGCAGACGGCATTGGGATCGACCGAGCATCGAGTCTGGACATTCAAACCGAAACCGTCGCCAAAATCGTCGACCGAAACATCAAACGGATAGTTGGTTCGCTCGTCCCAATAAAGTTCGGTAGCACCTTCCAACCCCTGCGAGGCGAGCACAGACGCTCCCTCATGCGCGCTGTGGCGATAGTTTAGCAAGGCCGAGAACAAGGGAGCCGGCGCTTCGATGCCGCTGCAACGCTGCGCCAACGCCAAAGACGCGTGCTCGTGCCGCAGCAAAGCTGTCAGGCGATCATGCATGCCGCGTGCGCTTTCCTCGACGCTCTCCTGTCCGACCCGCACGCGGATCGGCAGCGTGTTGAGGAACATCCCAATCGCCCGGTCCGCGCCTGCGCCGCCGTGCATGCGGCCGAACAGAACCGTGCCGAACACCACGTCGTTGCGCCCCGAAACGCGCGCCAGCACTTGCGCAAAGGCCAGATGCCACAGGCTCGCAAGGCTCACCCCAAGCAGACGCGCTGCCCCGCGAAGGCGTCTCGAGAGACGCGGATCGAGGTCGAGCTCGGCCTCCGCGACGCCAGAGCCGTCGCCCCGCACGTCCAATAACCCGAACGGCGTGGTCGGTTCCGTCACGTCGCCAAGCATCGCATTGAAAAACGCTTCATGCTCCGCCTGACTCACCCCCAGCCGGGCCTGCGCAACAAAATTGCGGAAGGGAATCGGAGGCGCCAGTTCGTCGGCCGGCCCACTACATAGGCTGCGATCTCGCCAAGCAGGAATTCCTGAGCCGCATGATCCAGGACCAAGTGGTGGACAAGCAATTGCAATACGACTCGGTCGTTTGCCGCATCTTTTGCCCAGAAGACACGAATCATTGGCGCCTGACGAACATCGGCTCTAAATTGGCGAGGACTGAAGCGCTCAAGCAGTTGTTGCGCAGCATCGCCCGCCGCCCAGTCGAGGCTAACTTCCTCCACGGCAAGCGAAGCCTCCCGCCACACAACTTGCATCGGCTCCCGCAAGCCGTCCCACATCACCGCCGTACGCAATATGTCGTGGCGCGCGATGACTGCCCGCAGTGCGTTGCAAAACGCATCAAGACGTTCGCGGCTATTAAAGGCGAGGATAGTTGGGTATAGATATGGATCCCCCTTTGTCGCCATGAGATGATGGAAGAGTATACCTCCCTGCAGCGGGGTCAGCGGATAGATATCCTGCACGTTTGTTGCGCCGCCCGGAACCGCCGCGACAATGCGGTCGATCTCCGCTTGAGTAAGATCCGCCAGCGTTAGCATCCCGGGCGTGATCGCGTCGCAGCCAGCAGGAATGAGATTGGGCGGAACGACGATCGCGCTTTCCCGTCCGACGACGACGGCCAGTCCAGCCGGCGTCGGCTGGACGAAGAGCGAGCGCACATCGCTGCGCAATCCTTCACGCCGCATCTTCTCGATCAGGGTCATCGCCAGCAGCGAATGTCCGCCGAGTTCGAAGAAATTGTCGTAGACGCCGACCCGCTCGAGCCGAAGAACGTCTGCCCAGATGCGGCACAGCGCCGCCTCGGTGGGCGTGCGCGGCGCGACATAGGCGCGCGCCGCCAGCGCGTCGAGGTCGGGTTCGGGCAACGCCTTGCGGTCGATCTTGCCGTTGGGCGTCAGCGGTAGGGCGTCGAGGAAGACGAAAGCCGACGGGATCATATAGTCGGGAAGCGTTTGCTGCAGATGGCGCCGCAGTTCGTCGACCTCAATGGCGTCGGCCTGTGCGACAACATAAGCGACGAGTTGATAAACGCCCGGCGTGGCCGCGCGCGCAATGACAGTTGCGGTCCCAACTCCGGGATGGGTCAGAAGAGAGGCGGCGACTTCGTCGGGTTCGATGCGATGGCCGCGGATCTTCACCTGAT contains:
- a CDS encoding non-ribosomal peptide synthetase, producing MSQAEHEAFFNAMLGDVTEPTTPFGLLDVRGDGSGVAEAELDLDPRLSRRLRGAARLLGVSLASLWHLAFAQVLARVSGRNDVVFGTVLFGRMHGGAGADRAIGMFLNTLPIRVRVGQESVEESARGMHDRLTALLRHEHASLALAQRCSGIEAPAPLFSALLNYRHSAHEGASVLASQGLEGATELYWDERTNYPFDVSVDDFGDGFGLNVQTRCSVDPNAVCSYIQAALTGLVTALETAPETPALTIDVLSEAERHKLLVEWNDTAADYPKDGCIHELFEAQAAKTPEAVAVVFEEQSLTYGELNARANQLAHHLRRLGVGPETLVGVSMTPSADFVIAILGILKADGGYVPIDPSYPLERTRYILKDANLKLVLASEEVAGSLAHLPDPNVAIGIDSLQLESLPRSAPPRRANGQNTAYVIYTSGSTGRAKGVPISHSNVVASTSSRAHYYGASVQNFLLMSSFAFDSSVAGLFGTLCQGGALHITSEERRRDPRGIAQLVAERQITHLLCLPSLFSAFLEALEPHSGSSLQVCIVAGEECKSDLVFRHFSELAHVRLYNEYGPTECSVWSTVHQCESPEEKTVSVPIGRPISNTQIYLLDGSLELVPVGVSGELYIGGAGLARGYLDRADLTAERFVPNPFGSPGQRLYRTGDLARYRQDGNIEYLGRTDHQVKIRGFRIELGEIEAALGRLEAVREAVALAREDSPGDKRIVAYIVGRGGAEPNIEQLRGSLMSDLPDYMIPSAFMFLEALPLTPNGKVDRKALPAPNFDAQGTRAYVAPRTTTEWLLLKEFKNVLGLESIGVDDNFFELGGHSLTAIKLIDGIRRKISGDLPTMAIFQAPTARKLAEMISGHQNDNRSLVVPLCKGGGNPPIYCIHPAGGSPIRYQAFADSLQGLAPVNGIQSRRIFDDRHIDESLEKMAECYVRQIRDHQPQGPYFLLGWSSAGVTAVAIAEKLEALGKKVAFVGVIDSFLDFPSFGDGVDIANGPTAVLDGFREFAILEGKNPDELLTDEDRKHLLAMSDRLSAKEQVRYIAVWGQERGYWQGVSSELIDFIYTDTVNAIRMICEHDLKKIRAPIHYWAAQQSLKADEATKSEWSQITQSGLKFQIVAGDHTSIVSDPILHAQIRDTLTAIWRGHAADASSAKHEAMLE
- a CDS encoding condensation domain-containing protein — translated: MIDFLGRVDHQVKIRGHRIEPDEVAASLLTHPGVGTATVIARAATPGVYQLVAYVVAQADAIEVDELRRHLQQTLPDYMIPSAFVFLDALPLTPNGKIDRKALPEPDLDALAARAYVAPRTPTEAALCRIWADVLRLERVGVYDNFFELGGHSLLAMTLIEKMRREGLRSDVRSLFVQPTPAGLAVVVGRESAIVVPPNLIPAGCDAITPGMLTLADLTQAEIDRIVAAVPGGATNVQDIYPLTPLQGGILFHHLMATKGDPYLYPTILAFNSRERLDAFCNALRAVIARHDILRTAVMWDGLREPMQVVWREASLAVEEVSLDWAAGDAAQQLLERFSPRQFRADVRQAPMIRVFWAKDAANDRVVLQLLVHHLVLDHAAQEFLLGEIAAYVVGRPTNWRLRFPSAILLRRPGWG